The window GGTCACGTCCGCAGCGGAGCACTGACCTCCGGATACCTGGCCCGGTAGAGTGGGCGATTCCGGGCCGGGGCCGGGTCGGGGCCGCGCCGCGTCCCCAGCCGTTGATCTGTCACCATTCCCCGGGGGACCGTTCGCCGGCGAACGGTACTCGTTTCGAGAGTTGCGACCAGGGGACGGATGGGACCGCGCAGTGCGGGGCTACGAACGCCAGGAGAGCCACCGAGCTGACGACGACCACCTCTCGCGGTTCGAAGCCGAGATGGATCGGCTGAAGACCGACCGGGAGAAGGCCGTCCAGCACGCCGAGGACCTCGGTTACCAGGTCGAGGTCTTGCGCGCCAAGCTGCATGAGGCTCGGCGCAATCTCGCGACCCGTCCCGCGTACGACAGCGCGGACATCGGCTACCAGGCCGAACAGCTGCTCCGTAATGCCCAGATCCAGGCTGATCAGCTGCGGACCGACGCCGAGCGCGAGCTCCGTGACGCCCGGGCGCAGACGCAGCGGATCCTGCAGGAGCACGCCGAACACCAGGCGCGGCTGCAGGCCGAGCTGCACAACGAGGCCGTGCAGCGGCGGCAGCAGCTCGACCAGGAGCTCGCGGAGCGCCGCCAGACCGTCGAGTCGCACGTCAACGAGAACGTCGCCTGGGCCGAGCAGCTGCGGGCCCGGACCGAGTCCCAGGCCCGCCGGCTGCTCGACGAGTCGCGGGCCGAGGCCGAGCAGTCCCTGTCCGGCGCCCGCGCCGAGGCCGTCCGGCTCGCGGACGAGACCCGGCAGCGGCTCGGCTCCGAGGCGGAGTCCGCCCGCGCCGAGGCCGAGACCATCCTGCTGCGCGCCCGCAAGGACGCCGAGCGGCTGCTCAACGCCGCGTCCAACCAGGCGCAGGAGGCCACCAGCCACGCCGAGCAGCTGCGCACGTCGACGAACGCGGAGACCGAGCAGACCAGACAGCAGACCGCCGAGCTGAACCGGGCCGCCGAGCAGCGCATGCAGGAGGCCGAGACGCAGCTGCGCGAGGCCCGCCTGGAGGCCGAGAAGGTCCTCACGGAGGCGAAGGAGGCCGCGGTCAAGCGGCTGGCCGGCGCCGAGTCGCAGAACGAGCAGCGCACCCGTACGGCCAAGTCGGAGATCGCCCGGCTGGTCGGCGAGGCCACGAAGGACGCCGAGGCGCTGAAGGCGGAGGCCGAGCAGGCGCTCGCCGACGCCCGTGCCGAGGCGGAGCGGCTCACGTCCGAGGCGCAGGAGAAGGCCCGCACAGCGGCCGCCGAGGACACCGCGGCCCAGCTCGCCAAGGCGGCCAGGGCCGCCGAGGAGGTGCTGACCAAGGCATCCGAGGACGCGAAGTCCACCACCCGCGCGGCGAGCGAGGAGGCCGACCGGATCCGCCGCGAGGCGGAGGCCGAGGCGGACCGGCTGCGCGGCGAGGCGGCGGAGCAGGCCGACCAGCTCAAGGGCGCGGCCAAGGACGACACCAAGGAGTACCGGGCCAAGACGGTCGAGCTGCAGGAGGAGGCGCGCAGGCTGCGCGGCGAGGCCGAGCAGCTGCGCTCCGAGGCGGTCGCCGAGGGCGAGCGGATCCGCGGCGAGGCCCGCCGCGAGGCCGTCCAGCAGATCGAGGAGGGCGCGAAGACCGCCGAGGAACTGCTGTCCAAGGCGAAGGCGGACGCGGAGGAGCTGCGGACCTCCGCGGGCACCGAGAGCGAACGGGTCCGTGCCGAGGCGATCGAGCGCGCCTCGGTGCTGCGCAAGCAGGCCGAGGAGGCCCTGGAGCGGGCCCGCGCGGAGGCCGAGCGGCTGCGTACCGAGTCCGAGGAGCAGGCGGAGTCCACCACGACAGCGGCCGAGCAGGCCGCGGCGGAGCTCCGTGAGGAGACCGAGCGTGCGGTCGCGGCCCGGCATGCCGAGGCGGCCGATGAGCTGATCCGGCTGCATACCGAGGCCGAGACCCGGGTCACCACCGCCGAGCAGGCACTCACGGACGCGCGCGCCGAGGCGGAGCGGATCCGGCGCGAGACGAACGAGGAGTCCGAGCGGCTGCGCGCGGAGGCCGCCGAGCGGCTGCGCGCCCTGCAGCAGCAGTCCGAGACCGAGGCCGAGCGGCTGCGCGACGAGGCGGCGGCGGATGCGTCGCGGTCCCGTGCGGAGGGCGAGGCCGTCGCCGTACGGCTGCGCAGCGAGGCGGCATCCGAGGCGGAGCGGCTCAGGACCGAGGCGCAGGAGAGCGCCGACCGGGTGCGGTCCGAGGCCGCGGCCGCGGCCGAGCGGGTCGGCACCGAGGCCGCCGAGGCACTGGCCGCCGCCCAGGAGGAGGCGAACCGGCGCCGCCGCGAGGCCGAGGAGACCCTCGACGCCGCGCGCACGGAGGCCACCCAGGAGCGCGAGCGGGCCCGCGAGCAGAGCGAGGAGCTCCTCGCCTCCGCCCGTAAGCGGGTCGAGGAGGCGCAGGCCGAGGCCCAGCGGCTGGTCGGCGAGGCGGACGCCCGGGCGACCGAGATGGTCTCCGCCGCCGAGCAGACCGCCCAGCAGGTACGGGATTCGGTCTCCGGGCTCCACGAGCAGGCCGAGGCGGAGATCGCCGGGCTGCGTTCCACCGCCGAGCATGTCGCGGAGCGGACGAAGTCCGAGGCGCAGGAGGAGGCGGACCGGGTCCGCGCCGACGCGTACGCGGAGCGGGAGCGGGCCGGCGAGGACTCGGCGCGCATCCGCCGGGAGGCCCAGGAGGAGTCCGAGGCCGCGAAGGCGATGGCCGAGCGGACCCTCAGCGACGCGATCACCGAGTCGGAGCGGCTGCGCACCGACACCGCGGAGTACAGCCAGCGGATGCGTACCGAGGCGTCGGATGCGCTGGCCTCGGCCGAGCAGGACGCTGCGCGCAGCCGCGCGGAGGCCCGCGAGGACGCCAACCGGATGCGTTCGGACGCCGCGGCCCAGGCCGACCGGCTGGTGGGCGAGGCGACGGGCGAGGCCGAGCGGATCCTTACCGAGGCGACGCAGCAGGCGACCGAACTCGTCGGCGACGCCACCGACGAGGCGGAGCGGCTGCGTGCGGAGGCGTCAGCCACCGTCGGCTCGGCGCAGGAGCACGCTGCCCGCACCCGCGAGGAGTCGGAGCGGGTGCGCGCCGACGCGGAGGCGGCGGCCGAGCAGATGCGCGGGGAGGCCCGCGAGGAGGCGGACCGGCTGCTCGACGAGGCGCGCGAGGCGGCGGCGAAGCGCCGTGCCGACGCCGCCGAGCAGGCCGACCAGCTCGTCAACAAGGCCCAGGAGGAGGCGCTGCGCGCCGCCACCGAGGCCGAGAAGCAGGCCGACACGATGGTCGGCGCGGCCCGCAAGGAGGCCGTGCGGATCACCGCGGAGGCGACCGTCGAGGGCAACTCGCTGGTGGAGCGGGCCCGTACGGACGCGGACGAGCTGCTGGTCGGCGCCCGCCGGGACGCCACGGCCATACGGGAGCGGGCCGAGGAGCTCCGGGCCCGTCTGGAGAGCGAGATCGAGGAGCTGCACGACCGGGCGCGGCGCGAGACCTCCGAGCAGATGAAGACGGCGGGCGAGCGCGTCGACAAGCTGATGAAGGCGGCGACGGAGCAGCGCGAAGAAGCTACGGCGAAGGCCAAGGAGCTGCTGGCGGACGCGAATTCGGAGGCGAGCAAGGTCCGGATCGCCGCCGTGAAGCGGGCCGAGTCGCTGCTGAAGGAGGCCGAGCAGAAGAAGGCCAGCATGGTCCGCGAGGCCGAGAAGCTGCGCGCCGACGCCGAGCAGGAGGCGAAGAAGACGGTGGACGAGGGCCGTCGCGAGCTCGATGTCCTGGTGCGCCGGCGCGAGGACATCAACACGGAGATCTCCCGTGTCCAGGACGTCCTGGAGGCGTTGGAGTCCTTCGAGGCACCGGGCAGCGGCAAGGGTGCGGGCGGCGGTTCCACGGGCGGCGTCAAAGCCGGGGCCTCGGCCGGCACTCGATCGAGTGGCAAGTCGTCCGAGGGGTAGTCACCCGGCCGAGTCACATGCTTCGACAAGGAGGTTCGCCCCTCCGAGTGGCAAGGGTTCCGGGGGTTAGCCACTCAAAAGGGGGGTCATTCTCCAGATCAAACGGGCATCCACTCGATGACACGCCGCTCGGGCCCCTAGGATTCCCCCTATCACCTCACCGGTCTTACTTCGACAGGAACCCCATGAGTGACCCTTCCTCCCCCTTCGGCTTCGAGCTCGTGCGGCGTGGTTACGACCGCGGTCAGGTGGATGACCGCATTACCAAGCTCGTCGCCGACCGTGATAGTGCTCTCACCCGCATCACGTCTCTGGAAAAGCGCATCGAGGAGCTGCACCTCGAAACGCAGAACGCCCAGGCCCAGGTGAACGACGCGGAGCCGTCGTACGCCGGTCTCGGTGCGCGCGTGGAGAAGATCCTCCGCCTCGCCGAGGAGGAGGCGAAGGACCTGCGCGAGGAGGCCCGTCGCGCCGCCGAGCAGCACCGCGAGCTCGCCGAGTCTGCCGCCCAGCAGGTGCGCAACGACGCCGAGTCGTTCGCCACCGAGCGCAAGGCGAAGGCCGAGGACGAGGGCGTACGCATCGTCGAGAAGGCCAAGGGTGAGGCCGGCTCGCTGCGCACCGAGGCCCAGAAGGACGCGGCGCAGAAGCGCGAGGAGGCGGATGCCCTCTTCGAGGAGACCCGCGCCAAGGCCGCCCAGGCCGCCGCGGACTTCGAGACCAACCTGGCCAAGCGCCGCGACCAGTCGGAGCGCGACCTCGCGTCCCGTCAGGCCAAGGCCGAGAAGCGCCTCGCCGAGATCGAGCACCGTGCCGAGCAGCTCCGCCTGGAGGCCGAGAAGCTCCGTACGGACGCCGAGCGCCGGGCCCGCCAGACGGTGGAGACCGCGCAGCGTCAGGCCGAGGACATCGTGGCCGACGCGAACGCGAAGGCCGACCGGATCCGCAGCGAATCGGAGCGCGAGCTGGCGGCGCTCACCAACCGCCGCGACTCGATCAACGCGCAGCTGACCAACGTCCGCGAGATGCTGGCGACGCTGACCGGTGCCGCGGTGGCCGCCGCCGGTTCGCCGGTGGACGACGAGCCCGTCACCCGTGGGGTCCCGGCTCAGCAG is drawn from Streptomyces sp. NBC_01717 and contains these coding sequences:
- the scy gene encoding polarized growth protein Scy, which translates into the protein MRGYERQESHRADDDHLSRFEAEMDRLKTDREKAVQHAEDLGYQVEVLRAKLHEARRNLATRPAYDSADIGYQAEQLLRNAQIQADQLRTDAERELRDARAQTQRILQEHAEHQARLQAELHNEAVQRRQQLDQELAERRQTVESHVNENVAWAEQLRARTESQARRLLDESRAEAEQSLSGARAEAVRLADETRQRLGSEAESARAEAETILLRARKDAERLLNAASNQAQEATSHAEQLRTSTNAETEQTRQQTAELNRAAEQRMQEAETQLREARLEAEKVLTEAKEAAVKRLAGAESQNEQRTRTAKSEIARLVGEATKDAEALKAEAEQALADARAEAERLTSEAQEKARTAAAEDTAAQLAKAARAAEEVLTKASEDAKSTTRAASEEADRIRREAEAEADRLRGEAAEQADQLKGAAKDDTKEYRAKTVELQEEARRLRGEAEQLRSEAVAEGERIRGEARREAVQQIEEGAKTAEELLSKAKADAEELRTSAGTESERVRAEAIERASVLRKQAEEALERARAEAERLRTESEEQAESTTTAAEQAAAELREETERAVAARHAEAADELIRLHTEAETRVTTAEQALTDARAEAERIRRETNEESERLRAEAAERLRALQQQSETEAERLRDEAAADASRSRAEGEAVAVRLRSEAASEAERLRTEAQESADRVRSEAAAAAERVGTEAAEALAAAQEEANRRRREAEETLDAARTEATQERERAREQSEELLASARKRVEEAQAEAQRLVGEADARATEMVSAAEQTAQQVRDSVSGLHEQAEAEIAGLRSTAEHVAERTKSEAQEEADRVRADAYAERERAGEDSARIRREAQEESEAAKAMAERTLSDAITESERLRTDTAEYSQRMRTEASDALASAEQDAARSRAEAREDANRMRSDAAAQADRLVGEATGEAERILTEATQQATELVGDATDEAERLRAEASATVGSAQEHAARTREESERVRADAEAAAEQMRGEAREEADRLLDEAREAAAKRRADAAEQADQLVNKAQEEALRAATEAEKQADTMVGAARKEAVRITAEATVEGNSLVERARTDADELLVGARRDATAIRERAEELRARLESEIEELHDRARRETSEQMKTAGERVDKLMKAATEQREEATAKAKELLADANSEASKVRIAAVKRAESLLKEAEQKKASMVREAEKLRADAEQEAKKTVDEGRRELDVLVRRREDINTEISRVQDVLEALESFEAPGSGKGAGGGSTGGVKAGASAGTRSSGKSSEG
- a CDS encoding cellulose-binding protein, encoding MSDPSSPFGFELVRRGYDRGQVDDRITKLVADRDSALTRITSLEKRIEELHLETQNAQAQVNDAEPSYAGLGARVEKILRLAEEEAKDLREEARRAAEQHRELAESAAQQVRNDAESFATERKAKAEDEGVRIVEKAKGEAGSLRTEAQKDAAQKREEADALFEETRAKAAQAAADFETNLAKRRDQSERDLASRQAKAEKRLAEIEHRAEQLRLEAEKLRTDAERRARQTVETAQRQAEDIVADANAKADRIRSESERELAALTNRRDSINAQLTNVREMLATLTGAAVAAAGSPVDDEPVTRGVPAQQTR